The sequence below is a genomic window from Lemur catta isolate mLemCat1 chromosome 12, mLemCat1.pri, whole genome shotgun sequence.
actcCCAAAGCAGCGCCTCCTCGCCACGCCGTGGGGCACTGCCCCGCTTCCGGCCCTCGGATGTGTGGCAGGCGGCCAGCCAGGGGGAGGGCGACGCCCGGGAGCCATCGAGAACGCCGGAGGTCGGTGACCCCAGAACCCAGGGAAAAGCAAACATGTGACATCAGACTGCGGGTTTGGGCTGACTACTGCCAGCACGAGACTGCTCTGCAGGGCAATGTCTTCTCTAATAAGGACGACCCACTTGAGCGCCAGTTTGAGTGCTTTGACCAGGCCAACACCATCCTCAAGTCCCGGGACTTGGGCTCCATCGTCTGTGACATCAAGTTCTCTCAGCTCACCGACCTCGACGCATTCTGGCGCGACTACATCGATGGCTCATTAGTAGAGGCTCTTAAAGGTGCCTTCATCACAGACTCCCTCAGGCAAGCTGTGGGCTATGAAGCCGTCAAACTGCTGGTGAACGTGGATGAGGATGACTATGAGCTGGGCCGGCAGAAGCTCCTGAGCAACTTGATGCCGCAAGCGTTGCCCTGACCTCTTCCCTTCTCACTTTTGTGGGGACTGTTCCCACAACCCACCTCTGGAGCTTGCTGTTCTGGGGTTTGTTCTCTACCCTTCCAACCAATCACgtccctgccttttttttttcctttttttaaaaggaaaagacaaaggaaagtgGAAGTGGTGTTCCCTACCCGTCCCTGCATCCGTGTGACTGGGCTTCCCCCTCGTTTCCCTTTTGCACTTACCCCCTAATGTGTGTCTCTACAGCCACTTTACCACTGAGCCGTAAGACAAATATAGGGGGAGAAGCAAAGTCTATAGAACATAGTCTTTGTAAGGGATTGAAGTGAATACTGCTTTTGGGTGCTCTGAAGGGTTATCAATACTTCCAGCTTTATGTGGGCTCTTAAATTTTGTCTAAAAAACCAAAAGGCTGTGAGTAAGGGAGTTATGTGGAAGGTGGCACTCTGAAGTGTATTTTGGAAATTAATCAACACCCTTTTCcaaattatagaatttaaaaaaatcggTACATAGTTGAGATTACTCTGTGTAACTTAACTCATAGATTAACTCTGTAATTTGTGTCCCTacagttttctttccttattataaGTGTTAATATTTTTCCACATTATTTAAAACTCTATAGGTAAATATCATTCGTAATGGCCATTTTTCCATTTGATAGGCTACCTTGTATGTTATTAAGTCATTCCCCTACTGTTAGACATGAGTCATTTCCAATTTTCTGCTACAATacataatactgcaatgaacatctttcttcttaaagttttttttttttttttttttttggtttcagtttACCCCCTTAGAATAGATTTCTAGAAGAGGAACTATGGGTCAAaggttttgaatatttttcaaaagactttTTGATGTTATAATGATAGAGGAGTAACACTGAAATAGTCTGGAGCACTAGGGATGTCACCAAATAGCCATGATTGATACCtggaaaggaagacagagaagagtGGCATGGAGAATCTTTCTAGAGCTTTAGGGCCttgtatatatatgaaatcagtacaagtatatatatatatatatatgaaataattgtaTGCTTTAGAGTCTTATTCCTGCATGTTTAAACAGCTTCACTTATAGCCCACACTTAAGAAGAAAGCTGGGAGCATATCTGGCAGTATGGGTGACAACTGCTTACTCCAAGTGCAAACTGGGGCTTCTTGAGCAGCCGCTGGCCCCAGTCATCACAGTTCTGGTGATTACAGAAGCGGAAAGAACCTTACAGATTGTCCATCTAAACTTCTCATTTTAcaattgaagaaactgaggctcagcacaCCTAATATAGTGGTTCTTAACCCTGGTTGCATATTATAATTGCTTAGGTAGGGAGATTTTTTCAAATCTATACTCTATCCTCAGATACTCTGATGTAATTGGTCTGAGACATCAATATAACATAAAAGCTCCTTGGGTGATACTAATGGATTAAGATTGAGAAACTCTGGTATAGCAGGAAAaatatgggctttggagtcactAATATTCAATCCAAGTTtgccatttattagctatgtgattTTGAGTAAGTTAATGACCTTTTACTGAGTCTTCATTTGTTAATCAGGTCATGAGGGTTAAATGTGATAACATTATGTAAAGTGTCTCAAGGTTCTGTGCACATTGTTGGCATTCAAAAATGTTGGGTCCTTTAATATGTACCCGTGGTCCCATAGCTGACTGACGGCAAAACTAGAAAGCCAGCCAGAACCATGCTGTGCACCTCAGTAGACACAAAAGGAATGCTTATTGATATTCCTCAACAGCATAATCTTTGAACATGAGCATGTATGTTACTGAGAAAGTTCAAACTCCACTTTGAGTTGATAGAACAATAAGGCCTTACATCATAGAAATTTATCTCATTTACTAGGCATTAATTTGCctcctacttttttttcttcagctaaaaaggaacctatttttattttgataaaacaaTTGATTATGATTGTATTCTTGCTAGAAAAAATGTTAGACTTTTACAATTACAtcaatgtatgaaaatatttgtataactcatgtaataaaaaataatataacgattaaattgttctttaaaaaaaagaattgtacatTACTTTGGCAGCATTATACAGATAATTAGAGAGAGGACAGACTGGAGGCATTTTGACCAATTAGATGTTTCTGTCAGTACTCTAGGTGAGAGGGATATCAACAAGAACGTCAGAGTAAGGACTTTCAAAAGATCCTcttcttcataaaaataatgagaacacTAGTGTAATTGTCAGGATCAACTTTTCCAGAACTCTATAAATTAACCACAAGTTTACAGCAATCCAGGAAGTGGCTATTCAAGAAAACTGGCTAAGTATTAGAAATTCAGTGGgctttgtggcattttaacttgCCTATTCCCATCCCACTCTCTCCAGCTCTGTGGTAGTTTTGAAAACCCAAAAGCTCATGATCCTTGTAAAAACCAGCAACTGAGCAGCCTCTGGAGGGAACAAAATGAAGACAGAGCTCCATTTACAGAGAATTGCCATTATTTAACCTGTCTGGTAGTTCCATGGAAGACTCTACTCACATAGAGTGTTTTTATTTGACCTGAGTCAGAACTCACCTGCTTTCCCTGGGAGGATTTGTCAGAAACAATGACAATTGCTTAATACCCTTGCTGCCCGAGGTGATGGATAGCAGTTTGATCAAATAATAGCCTAACCAAAAAGCCTAAAAGGAAAATCTTGGGAATGAAATGATCCTATGGCACTTTGAAAAGGTCCTGCATATTCCTGAGTATCTTGAAGGCTGTGTGCAGACATAGGGCTGTGTGTATGCTCAGGAGAGACTAGAGAAAGATCTAAGCTCTCACCTCTAGCTGACCTTGAGGCTTTGCACAAGCAGGAAGTAAGTGCTAAAGCAGAGTGTAAACTGACTGAATGTTAAAGGCCTCTCTCAACATGTATCCAAAGACCCTTGGCAAAGACTAGAGACTTACTAGTTTGAGATGTTAAAGGAAATATCTGTCCAAACAGTAGGTGACCACTAAGATAACCAACCAGGTACTTTAGCAGCCACACGTCAAAGAATACAGTCTTTATAGAATTACTTCAGTAAAGTCACTGAATAAACAaatagcaacagcagcagcaacaatagTAACAAATcctgggaagaggaaagaatcTGATTCCAGAATTCCtgcattatatcatttaaaatgtccagtgttcaacaaaaaattatgtgacatgaaaagaaatgagaaagtagGGCTAACACAGGACAAAAAAGCAATCAATAGAAATTGTCCCTGAGGAAGTTCAGAAACTGGACTTATTAGACAAAGAGTTTGaatcagctattttaaatatgttcaaagaaatgaaggaaactaTGTctaaataactaaaggaaaatatgagaatAATAACTCACCAAATAGGAATATCAAtaagatgataaaaattatttaaataaagaaccaaatagaaattcttttttattagtgaagcaaatattttttatttcaaaaaatttatgaagcacAAGTATGTTTTTTTATGTGGATAAATTATATCATGCCTAAATCAGGATTTTCAGTGTGCTCATTACCAGaagagtgtacattgtactcaacaggtagatttttatccctcatccccctcccaccctctgcccttcTTACTTTCCAATATCCATTACAGCTCTATATGACTGTATGCATCCTTTATATAGCTCCCACTtgtgagtgagaacatatggtaactgtttttccattcctgagatacttcacttaggataatggtctctagttccacccaagttgctgaaaagacattatttcattcctttttatggctgagtagtactccttggTGAGTatatggtgtatgtgtgtatatttatatacacacacacacacacacaccacgttttctttatccatcagttgatgggcacttaggttgatcccatGTTGTtactattgtgaattgtgctgcaataaacatttcagtgcagatgtcttttttgtaaaatgactttgggtagatacccagtagaaGGATCattggattgaatggtaagtctacttttagttctttgagcaatcTCCCATACTGCTTCCCATAGAGGTTTtacaagtttacattcccaccaacagcacaTAAGCACTCCCTTTTCACTGCAACCACACCAACgtctattgtttttttgactttttaataatgatgtTTCTGACAGGGGtatggtggtatctcattgtagttataatttgaatttccctgataactagtgatattaatcattttttcatatgtttgttgggtatttatctatcttcttttgagaagagtctgttcatgtcttttgcctattcttttatagggttatttgtttttatcttgttgatttgtttgagttttttaatagattctaaatattagccctttgttggatgtatagtttgtgaacattttctcgcattctgtaggttgtctgtttactctgttgattatttcctttgctgtgcagaagctttttagtttaattaagtctcattgatttatttttgttgttgctgtatttgcttttggggtcctaCTCACAaagtctttgcctaggccaatgtctataagagtttatcctatgttttcttctccaAGTAGAAATTCTGAAGGGGAAACATGATGGTGTGGAGTTGCCCCAGTGTCCAGAACCATTTGGAGATTAGAGTCAGGGGATGATGGATCACCTGGT
It includes:
- the LOC123648560 gene encoding death effector domain-containing protein-like, which codes for MAGLKRRASQVWPEEHAEQEHGLYSLHRMFDIVGTHLTHTDVRLLSLLFLDATDEQERGRIQNGRDFFLALERQGCCDESNFRQVLQQLLTLVTRHDLLPYVTLKRRRAVCPDPVDKYLEETSFRYVTPRALGDPEPRPPQTPKAAPPRHAVGHCPASGPRMCGRRPARGRATPGSHRERRRSVTPEPREKQTCDIRLRVWADYCQHETALQGNVFSNKDDPLERQFECFDQANTILKSRDLGSIVCDIKFSQLTDLDAFWRDYIDGSLVEALKGAFITDSLRQAVGYEAVKLLVNVDEDDYELGRQKLLSNLMPQALP